The segment AGATTTTGCTACATTCAGGTCAGAAGTTCTAAGTTACGTTAAGAAGTTAGAGGGTTAATTATATGTATTTGAAGGCATTTTCTGAAGATGAGTTTTCCTTAGCAAAAAAACTTCTTTCAACTCAAGTAGCATCAATGATGGGACGCAAACTTGAAGAAGGTGATTGGAGCAGCGTTTATTGCTTAGCAAAGGGAATCCCGGACGGAAAATGGAGCAACTTAAATATTGATGTAAATCATGGTGGTTTAGGCTTAGAGCTTAAATCACTTAGAGTTACAGGAAGCAAAAGCAAGTCACTAAAGTCTGTTTGCGGAACAACTTTAATGCATCCTGCAGCAACTCGGTCGATTAGGATAAATAATGATTCATTGCCAGCAAATGAAGTTATGGTTGATGTTTTTAATCAGTATGCTGAGCTTATCAAAAGCAGAACTCAAAAAGTAAAAGACCTATGTCCTGATGTTGAACCAGATATGCGTATTGGATGGTTGATTTGGGAGGATAATCTAGAAGAGTTTTTGTATTTTGAAGAAAAAATGGAAATTCCTAACGCAGAAGATTATATTGCTGAATGGAATATGACTCCAGCCAAAGGAGCTAGGAAGGCCAGCAAGAGTTTGTGGATATACGATAAAAAAGATCGAAAAAAAAGATATTCTGTTACTACGAGCGCAGGAGTAAAAATCCAGCCCTATTTTGATGTTCCGTTACCCTCTGATGAAAATCTATACTACTTCAGAGCGCAGAGTGAGCCAATAGGTTTTGATACAGTAAGACTATGGATTTCAGCTAGTACAGCCAAAGCATTGCGAGAAAAATTAGGCTCTCTTGATAAGTCAATTGTAAGCGGTGCATTCCTCAAGGCTATTGAAGAACATAAATATGAAACTAAAGGACCTGAGTTGGAAGATGGTCTAGCTATACCTGTTGATATCAGCAAAGAATCACATGAAAAATTGCGTGCCGCTTGGGATACTGTAAGTGACGAGCATCGAGCACAGCTTCTTTTAAAAACGCTTAGTTGATTAGTTCTTCTTATGTAGTATTAATTGTTTATTTTTAAGTGAGGAATAAAATTTTAGCTAAGAGATATCAGTAAAACCGCTTTTTTAACGGCTGATGATGCTGTTAATTTTTCTCAAAGCATTGAAAATTATTCTACCCAAGAGGATCAGCTTAAGATCCTCTTACATTTTTTATTATTCATATTCTTTTAGGCCAAAATGGGAAAAATCTTATTTTTTGAATATTCAACGAGACGGCTTGACCTGCTCCCCGTTGATTAATACACCGTAATGTTAGTAATGTCTTCATAAGTCACGTGAGGACGTCCCCATGAAGAAGCGTTTTTCCGACGAACAGATCATCAGTATTCTCCGTGAGGCAGAGGCCGGGGTTTCTGCCCGTGAACTCTGCCGCAAGCACGCCATTTCCGACGCCACCTTTTATACCTGGCGTAAGAAGTATGGTGGCATGGAGGTGCCCGAGGTTAAGCGCCTGAAGTCGCCTGAAGAAGAGAACGCCAGACTCAAGAAATTGCCTGCCGAAGCCATGCTGGATAAGGAGGCACTCCAGGTGGCTCTGGGGCGAAAGTACTGACGACAGACCAGAAGCGGGAAGCCGTTGAGTTTATGTGTGATGCGACCGGTCTGTCACAACGTCGTGCCTGCAGGCTTACAGGTTTGTCCCTGTCGACCTGCCGCTATGAGGCTCAGCGCCCGGCGGCTGATGCGCATTTATCAGAGCGCATCACTGAGCTGGCACTGGAGCGCAGGCGTTTTGGCTACCGCCGCATCTGGCAGTTACTGCGCCGCGAAGGCCTTCATGTTAATCACAAGCGCGTGTACCGCCTTTATCATCTGAAAGGGCTGGGCGTAAAACGCAGGCGGCGTCGTAAAGGGCTGGCAACAGAACGTCTGCCGCTGCTCCGCCCGGCGGCGCCCAACCTGACCTGGTCGATGGATTTTGTCATGGACGCGCTCGCCACCGGTCGCAGGATCAAGTGCCTGACCTGTGTGGACGACTTCACGAAGGAATGCCTGACGGTCACTGCTGCTTTTGGGATTTCAGGCGTGCAGGTGACACACATTCTGGACAGCATTGCGCTGTTTCGAGGCTATCCGGCGACGATAAGAACTGACCAGGGGCCGGAGTTCACCTGCCGCGCACTGGATCAATGGGCTTTTGAGCATGGTGTTGAGTTGCGCTTAATCCATCCGGGCAAGCCAACGCAGAACGGATTTATTGAGAGCTTTAACGGACGATTTCGCGATGAATGTCTGAATGAGCACTGGTTCAGCGATATCGTTCACGCCAGGAAAGTCATTAATGACTGGCGGCAGGATTATAACGAGTGTCGTCCGCATTCAGCACTCAATTATCAGACGCCATCAGAGTTTGCAGCACGGTGGCGGAATGTAAAATGTGAGGGTAAACAAACCGACATTACTAACTGATGGTTGTATCTAATACTGGGGGCAGGTCACAAATTCGGCAGATAAGGTACTGAGACAGTCATAAAGGAGATGCGCAATGGATACTGTTGAAGAGCTGAAAGGGACGTATTTTTACAAAGGAATGTTCAATCTTTCCGCTGGCGTTTTTTTTCTTCGTGTTTCTGGATGAGGCGCAGAAACAGCTTGGTGTGGAAGATGTAGCCACTTTAGCACTAATAATTTTAGGTCAACCAACCCAGACCACGCGCGCAAAACCAGCCGGAACAACTAAGGGAACTTCAATTTTGAGTGCCAATCTTCGTGTCTGGTTAAAGATTAGAGTACACCGCTGGCCAACACTCACTACCGAAAGCATTAAAGGATTGAGATTCAGCTACGTTAATAACCTGGGGGCTTTCGCTGGGCGTTGGATACCCATATTGGGTATAGGATTTATCATGGATGACGTGGCTCAGATTGCATGGAAAACGACCCACACTTACAACCTGATTGCAAAAGAAGGTGACAAGTTATGGTAAAAAACACAATCGAAAGCGCTGTGCTGGAATGGTATGACAGAAATTATAATTCTAAGCCTCTTTTTTCAAAAGATAAGCCTGAGCTAACGCTTGAGACCAGCCTATCGACAGGTAAATATCCCTGGGCCAGAGAAACGGGTGACGAAATAATGAATGACTATTTCGAGCGATTTAACGTCGATAGCAGCGAATTTGATTTTCTTGCATACTGGCCTTATGAAAAAGGGTTTCTACCTAACTTCTTAAGGCCTAAATCCCAAAAGCTTCCCGACGTTAAGCCGAAACCCCTGACGATTCATATGCTTGTCGAATCAGCGAAAGCAGGACGGTGGCTTTTCAGGTAGTTCATGCAAGTTGCTATCTCATCCAGAAAGGACCAGTACGGTTAGGTTCCGTCTTTCGGAGCCTGACTCATCGGTCGGAAATCTGCTAGTTGATTATTCTTCAAGCTAAGTGACTGTCGACCCCCGGAGAAT is part of the Pantoea sp. Ep11b genome and harbors:
- a CDS encoding IS3 family transposase (programmed frameshift), which translates into the protein MKKRFSDEQIISILREAEAGVSARELCRKHAISDATFYTWRKKYGGMEVPEVKRLKSPEEENARLKKLPAEAMLDKEALQVALGRKLLTTDQKREAVEFMCDATGLSQRRACRLTGLSLSTCRYEAQRPAADAHLSERITELALERRRFGYRRIWQLLRREGLHVNHKRVYRLYHLKGLGVKRRRRRKGLATERLPLLRPAAPNLTWSMDFVMDALATGRRIKCLTCVDDFTKECLTVTAAFGISGVQVTHILDSIALFRGYPATIRTDQGPEFTCRALDQWAFEHGVELRLIHPGKPTQNGFIESFNGRFRDECLNEHWFSDIVHARKVINDWRQDYNECRPHSALNYQTPSEFAARWRNVKCEGKQTDITN
- a CDS encoding DUF1493 family protein; its protein translation is MVKNTIESAVLEWYDRNYNSKPLFSKDKPELTLETSLSTGKYPWARETGDEIMNDYFERFNVDSSEFDFLAYWPYEKGFLPNFLRPKSQKLPDVKPKPLTIHMLVESAKAGRWLFR